One genomic segment of Ferrimonas sp. YFM includes these proteins:
- a CDS encoding DegT/DnrJ/EryC1/StrS family aminotransferase has protein sequence MNPPIPWSRPEVGDEDLKAIIGAFDDDWLTMGPRAGQFEKAMAKRLARRHAIAVSSGSVALDIALRTLGVTPGDEVIVPAITYFATAAAVSRVGATPVFVDVCPDNLNLDPHALGAALSPRTRGIVYIDYGGLPANFQALNELARQHELFLLHDAAHSLGGLYRGEPLGSQASIATMSFHMAKVMTCVEGGMIFTDDDELAHTLRLYRNQGESDKYIHSKLGYNARMTDISAAIGLNQLTQLDRYLAGRRRVCQSYDHHFQQLGIEILSNPEPDTLAAPFLYAIQLDERDQVAAGLKEQGIDTRICYPMPLYRQPVYLDGEAPSRHLPCPVSERVSKRILNLPLFPSMSDEEIERVVQNVDMLNQGPLVSGL, from the coding sequence ATGAACCCACCCATCCCCTGGTCCCGCCCGGAAGTGGGCGACGAGGACCTAAAGGCGATCATAGGGGCCTTCGATGATGACTGGCTGACCATGGGCCCGAGGGCGGGCCAGTTTGAGAAGGCGATGGCCAAGCGCCTGGCCCGCCGCCACGCCATCGCCGTCAGCAGCGGCTCTGTCGCCCTGGACATCGCCCTGCGCACCCTGGGGGTGACGCCTGGAGATGAAGTGATCGTCCCTGCCATCACCTACTTCGCCACCGCCGCAGCGGTTTCCCGGGTTGGGGCCACCCCGGTGTTTGTGGACGTCTGCCCGGACAATCTGAACCTGGATCCTCATGCCCTTGGCGCGGCGCTCTCCCCCAGGACCCGGGGGATTGTCTACATCGACTACGGTGGGCTGCCCGCCAACTTCCAGGCCCTCAACGAGTTGGCCCGGCAACACGAGCTGTTTCTGCTTCACGACGCCGCCCACTCCCTGGGTGGGCTTTATCGTGGCGAGCCCCTGGGCAGTCAGGCCAGCATCGCCACCATGAGTTTCCATATGGCCAAGGTGATGACCTGCGTCGAAGGCGGGATGATCTTTACCGACGACGACGAGCTGGCCCACACCTTGAGGCTGTACCGCAATCAGGGGGAGTCAGACAAGTACATCCACAGCAAGCTGGGTTACAACGCCCGCATGACCGACATCTCTGCGGCCATCGGCCTGAATCAGCTGACACAGCTGGACAGGTACCTGGCCGGACGCAGGCGGGTCTGTCAGTCCTACGATCACCATTTCCAGCAGCTGGGCATCGAGATCCTCAGCAATCCTGAGCCCGACACCCTGGCCGCCCCCTTCCTCTATGCCATCCAACTGGATGAACGGGATCAGGTGGCCGCCGGCCTCAAGGAGCAGGGAATCGATACCCGCATCTGTTACCCCATGCCCCTCTACCGGCAACCTGTGTATCTGGACGGGGAAGCGCCCAGCCGCCACCTGCCCTGTCCGGTATCTGAGCGGGTCAGCAAACGCATCCTCAACCTGCCGCTGTTTCCCAGCATGAGTGACGAGGAGATAGAGCGGGTGGTCCAGAACGTGGATATGCTCAACCAGGGGCCTCTTGTCAGCGGATTGTGA